In Melanotaenia boesemani isolate fMelBoe1 chromosome 5, fMelBoe1.pri, whole genome shotgun sequence, the DNA window gattcctggtaaaagacgtaggcacaagtgtgattgagtcaagctgcactcttatctgtggcggtaaagaaggattggctggaaagacaataagctcagtcttggacagatttagctgaaggtggctatccttcatccatgcggagatatcagcaaggcatgctgatattcgcattgagacggttgtgtcgtcaggtgggaaagaaaggaaaagctgagtgtcatctgcatagcagtggtaggtgaaaccatgagagctaatgactgcaccgagtgaggaggtgtatagtgaaaagagaagagggccaagcactgagccctgatgcacccctgttgtcagcccatgtgatctggacattcatCATTCTCTACtgtgttctagatcataatgcagaattcatccagcatcatctcaccaaccatctacACATGATCACATGGTGAGAacatctgtcataaaaccaccagatgttgacAGATGAAGAtaaacagctgatattgatgaagaaactgataaaactgatgatctggctaaaaatgcaaaggtctcatttgtgcccctcTTCTCCTGGCCAGTACCCCTACCTGACCCCCCTTCAAAGTTTTTCTAGACAGTTTTTTAGCTGTAATCTACATTTGTGTTATTGAATGtatgatttacaaagtttaattgATTTGCTTTCATGACATAACTTTAATAGCTAGCACTAAACCAGAGTGAGCCTGACCAGCAGGGTTTTGCTGGGGGAAAGATTATTATAGGCCATTTTCCCTCTATAGTTTTGAAAATAGCTTCGAGCATCGAACACCATCTTTAGTGTCCAGTTTGAAATTTTACTATCATGACAACCCGATTCAGACCTGTCAGTCAAACATCCCTTCAAAGTGGACGTGTccatcagaaaacatgtcaaagaCAAACATGAGAAGATCTCAGAAGGTTTGTTGATGTTAGCTGGTTCCTCACTCTGTGGCCCAGAGAACTGAAGTCATATGACCAGATATTAGGGGACAACAGGAGGACGGGGAGTGTCTCCATTTTTATTGGACGTTTCACCCTCTGATGGAGCTGCTGACATGGAGCTTTTTCACAGGGTAACagatgcttcttcttcttcttcttctgtggtggatTCCCAGCAGTCAGTCCTGCTGTGGTGTTGTTTCTGACATCAGCACATGTGGACGATATGATGTCTTCAGGTCCATCATCTGCTGCATTGATTTGTCTCAGCTGAGGACAGACGAGGAATGAGACATGAAAGCTGCTGAGACTGTtcctctctgtctgtcctcacaatgtcctctctgtctgtctgtcctctcagcgtcctctctgtctgtcctctcggtgtcctctctgtctgtctgtcctctcagtgtcctctctgtctgtccCCTCAGtgtcctctctgtctgtcctcttaGCGTCCTTTCTGACTGTCTGTCCTTTCAgtgtcctctctgtctttctgtcctctCAGTGTCCTCTCTCAGACAGTAAGACATCAGGAATCTGGTCTGTAGGACACTATCTGGTCCAGTTTCCAgtgtttctcttcattcttcctGACTTCTGAGCTGCTGCCTGTCGGCCAACTTAACACCATCAACTTCATTAAATGAATCGCTGTAAATGAATGTGAGACAAACCCACAGCtgatctgtctttctgtttgtgtcCTCACAGTTTCCCAGCATGCCCTGCCTGGCGTGGTGGAGGTGAATGAGGGGGCGGAGTCGGTCCTTCTTCCCTGTGAGTTGCATGGTATTCCAACTAAAGAAAACTTAAGAGTCGTGTGGACTTGCAGCGATCTCAGTCCCAGATTTGTCCACCAGAGAGGAGAAGAAGGTGATCTGGAAGAACAGAACCAGCGTTACAGAGGACGGACATCAATGAAACCTGATGCTTTAGACTCTTTAGACTTCAGTCTCACTCTGAGAAAACcacatctgtctgacagcagcaacTACACCTGCTCCATCACTGACGGAGTAAATGTACGGAGAGTAACGGATGTTGAGCTGAAGGTGAAAGGTGAGCAGCAAACACCTgctgtagatacaggtcagaggtcaacCTGAAGGGAAGAACAGAGTGAAGGAACAACCTGATGAGTCCTTTATTAGaagagtagaagaagaagagaacagAACTTTATGTTCATGCTGCAGAACAGTGAGAAGCAGCTTGTGGGTAGAAGATGTTCCTGATTCTGTTCTGGTTTTGTCCTGAGTGCTCTGTAGAGTTCTCCAGAAGGCAGGACGGAGACCAGGGTGTGTCCAGGGTGTGTCAGGTCCTTAATAATACAGCTGGCTTTCTGCTGGAGTCCACCAGTGTAGATGTCTCTGAGGGGGACATGTGGTCTCAGTCTCCACTCTGGTCCTCTCACCACCTGCTGGAGGTCTTTACTGTCCTCTGCTGAGCTGGTGTGGATCAAAATCAACAGGGACCAGCTTTGATGTGAGAGAGGACGagtcttttaaaaacatctggtGGTGACGGGGTGAGAGCGACTGGACAGGAATCATTCAGACAGTTTGATGGAGGCTGACTTAAGGCAGGTGGGGACCACAGACTGCTGTAGCAAGAGGTTGGAGATGGTTGTAAAACCTCTGCTGGATCATCTGCTCATGACTCCAGTATCCGTCCAGTAAGTCCATCTAGAGCAGCTGGACAGGCTGGTTCTGACCTGATACTGCTGGTGGACTGGTTCTTCTCAGGAAGACCAGGATCAGTGTGAGCCTCTCTGTTGTGATACTTGAAGTGAATGAAAAAGTGGTTCAGAGGGTCCGGTAGGGTGCAGTCCATGGAGTCCTTCTCCAGGCTCTGGTGGGTCTTTATAAACCTGCAGATCCCCGACTTGAAGGCAGCATCTTGAGTTGCCTTCAAGTCCACATTCTCACTGTTGGCTCCTGGTTCAGGAAGACTTCAACAGTTTTAGTTGTGGTCAGACGTTGATGGAGGAGAGTCCAGCTGATGTGTGAGCGTCCAGGTCTGTCCCCTCTGCAGATGTCCCCCAGTCTGTAAAACTGAAACGGTTTTTACTAAAGGTCTCTGTCTACCGATGAGGGTTCATAGGCAGGGATCAGGGACAGAGATAGGTGGTCTGAGAGTCCCAGATGTGGTGGAGAGGTTCCTTCATCGGCATCTTGGAGGTTTGTGTAGAACTGGTCTAGATATTAGCAAACCACTGCATGTTTGTGGTTCACTTCATGTATTCAGGAGAGTCCAGTAACTAAAATGGTGtaaaattatttagttttctttctgttcctgataaaaaatgaaaaagctgtgACTAAATAACATTCTTCTGTCTTCTCAGACCTTcaggaggaggtgaaggtgACTGAGGGGGCGGAGTCTGTCATCCTGCCCTGCAGAACAACACCTGACCTGCCCAAAGACGTCACTGTGGAGTGGACTCGCTCTGATCCAGATTTAATGATGGTTCATGTCTATCCAAGCACAAGTAAGGAGTTTATGAAGCAGAGCAAGTTTTACAGAGACCGTACAGAGATGTACGAAGACCTGCTGAGATCTGGAGACGTCAGTCTGACCCTGAAACACCCCACAGACAGAGACACGGGAAGCTACATCTGCACGGTCTACAGAGACAAAGACATCCTGAGACAGAAAGTAGTTCTGATACACGtcaaaggtcagtgatgtagatacaagtcagagatgtagatacaggtcagagatgtagatacaggtcagagatgtagatacaggtcagaggtcataacttttccttttttccacagAACCATTTCCATCCTGGGCCACAGCTGTTCTGgttctcctggttctggttcttattgtctctgctggtgttttatatcattttaggTTCTGTTTCATGTCAGGTGAGTCTAAAAAACTACACTACCCATAATGCTGATGGTCAACATGagtcttcttgtgtttttttttttttttgtttccagatGGAAAGTTTATATTTATAACACGTACATCATGCTGCAAAACATAATCATAGATGATCAGTAACAAGAacatagaaacaaaaacaaaacggtCCACTGTGGGTTAAACTTAAGTTTATCTGCCAGACGCACGTTTCCAAGTATTCCAAAGCACTTCTGAGTCAGCAGCGATACGTTTATTCTTTCCATGCATAGTTCCAATAAACAAATCCAACTAATGAATAAACGATATTCTAACTGAAACAAACTTATTATAAATTATGTGATACGCGGtcaacagaaaatgtgaccaCCACTGAGCTCACCCCACctcctcatccattcatcctaaACACGGTGAGTTGGTACCTTTCAAACTTCATGACACACATGCCCACAGCAACACACCCACCACCCAGATGCCGATGCTGCGTGTCACCTGTGCCACCTCATAAATATGCAAACATACTAATATGGCTCCTACACAACatgttaaaaaagcaaaaataaacactacataCAGATAATTCACAAGGAGGTTCAAACAATGATATATTTATAAAGTTTACACAGATGTAGGTTTTATTAAGCTTTATTTTACCACATTTCAACTTGTTGAAGTACATTAAAATAAGAACTCAgttcagactttttaaaaagagaaaaagagaaaagtttctTCAAgaatttcattttatgtttgtaaaacttTGCCAAAATAATCAGTAAGTTGATGATATGATTCATTGTTAGTGGAGTTAGaatttctaaatataaatatcaggTCAGACTCATTTAGAGAGAAATTCTTCTCCAGATGTTTCTTGAGATCAAACTGAAAGTCAGACCAGAAATTAGACACGTCCACAAAATAAGTGTTTTACAGTTTCAGAGTCATTTTGGTAAAAACTGCACTTTTTACTTAAAccgtgtttttatttataaatgagacaGTTAACAGGAGAATATTTATGTGTAATTCTGAAGAGCCGTTCTTTCATCTTGTTGGGCAGTATGAATTTATAGGGAGGAGCAGATCTAGCGTTCCAGGTTCTACCATCTAGTGATGCTTCTAGCCATCTGtatccagcagcttgttttaGTAGAAAGCAGTTTTCTCATGAAAGCGCTGTTAACCTTCTTATCAAAGATGGAAACTCCGTCCACTTTAACACTGTGGTTAGTTCTACTGAAGGAAACGTGTATATTTGGTGGCACCGTGATGGAGCCGTGGTACCGGATGGGAGGGCGTTAATAACAGTGTTATATTCTCCTGGAGGAACGGGAACACTGGATTTGCTCTTAAACTCATCGTATGAATATAACTGAGCATCGTTATCACAGAGCTGCCTCACTAGCAGGATGCTGCTGTCAAAGCAGTGTGTGTAGAACAGacttatctgtgtgtgtgctgcaggcGATGTTCCACAGAAAGAACCTGTGTGGAGAACAGCTGTGTTTAGAAAGAAGAACCAACACAAGAGAAGTCGTCTATGGAAACTTGACTTGATAGGAAGTTTTCCAGCAGCATACGGGCGTATTGATAGGAACTTCAGACCAgctagtttttaaataaaacatttgggaAGATGTTCCACGTACTATCAGGGTTTTTAAGAATTTCTTTAACCAGTTTACTTTGATTGTAACATTAAGAGCATGAAGTCTAAACGATGAGCCTCCCTCTGAGAGAGACAAGC includes these proteins:
- the LOC121640440 gene encoding uncharacterized protein LOC121640440 isoform X3, which encodes MKMLLVMVLLLHVSQHALPGVVEVNEGAESVLLPCELHGIPTKENLRVVWTCSDLSPRFVHQRGEEGDLEEQNQRYRGRTSMKPDALDSLDFSLTLRKPHLSDSSNYTCSITDGVNVRRVTDVELKVKDLQEEVKVTEGAESVILPCRTTPDLPKDVTVEWTRSDPDLMMVHVYPSTSKEFMKQSKFYRDRTEMYEDLLRSGDVSLTLKHPTDRDTGSYICTVYRDKDILRQKVVLIHVKEPFPSWATAVLVLLVLVLIVSAGVLYHFRFCFMSVYQVEVESEAESVLLPCRTTVHLPGDAKVEWRDNTYRKVHVYENSSDQPEEQHLLYRTRTVMERNPLQSRNLSLTLKHPTDYDSRTFTCSVYSREGNILMEKEVRLTVRDCQVEVEEGAESVLLPFRTTPDLPGDAEVEWRRLETKPEMKVHVYQNGSDQPEDQDQVYRSRTKMNQDPLKTGDFSLTLEHPKHGDSGRYICRLWRGGDLMRRKTVQLKVKGRVQVQDQRTSGTEADPTPLMADQSV